From Paenibacillus sp. PK3_47, the proteins below share one genomic window:
- a CDS encoding sigma-70 family RNA polymerase sigma factor, which translates to MNDAAYDGQLIERIAHKDSDALGKLYDRYEQVIYSFACQIVKDPRAAEEVMQELFLRIWKSAGQSDAARSQPSAWMFAVTRSIALEHLHRQRPAEDQPDGETEVPEMAAVPEDITEEQAEMLMIGEQVREALRELSRDQQQVLDLIYYQGLTQQEAADFASIPPGTVKSRVRMAMRQLRKRLIRLGRREHAHD; encoded by the coding sequence GTGAACGATGCAGCTTACGACGGGCAGTTGATTGAACGCATAGCGCATAAAGACTCGGATGCCCTCGGCAAGCTATATGACCGGTATGAACAGGTTATTTACAGCTTTGCCTGCCAGATTGTGAAGGATCCGCGAGCAGCCGAGGAGGTTATGCAGGAGTTGTTCCTGAGGATCTGGAAAAGTGCAGGGCAGTCAGATGCTGCCCGGAGCCAGCCCTCAGCCTGGATGTTCGCAGTGACGCGCAGTATCGCTCTGGAACATCTTCACAGGCAGAGACCGGCAGAAGACCAGCCGGACGGGGAGACAGAGGTGCCGGAGATGGCCGCTGTTCCTGAGGACATAACCGAAGAGCAGGCAGAAATGCTTATGATTGGAGAACAGGTCAGGGAAGCGCTGCGCGAGCTGAGCCGGGATCAGCAGCAGGTGCTTGATCTGATTTATTATCAGGGGCTTACACAGCAGGAGGCAGCCGATTTTGCATCCATTCCGCCAGGTACGGTGAAAAGCAGGGTCAGAATGGCGATGAGACAGCTTAGAAAAAGACTGATCCGCCTGGGAAGGAGGGAGCATGCACATGACTGA